The Oryzias melastigma strain HK-1 linkage group LG3, ASM292280v2, whole genome shotgun sequence genome contains a region encoding:
- the LOC112140295 gene encoding abnormal long morphology protein 1-like: MAYYGGRKQNFRQNHGVGAPKRAPRHYTQGHNDPNPSGYNPPVQPQEDFPQENPTERQNLAHPDSIISELRDQIRRAQEEKTWLIQLTAADAEKMQTAEAARRLERQKLQEKINNLQKHNQQLRGQNQDLIKKHQMFSSDQTSFNATKEKLQKMRKEVQTLRDERKQDQKVHLMKKLVDESQRQIEKYKDINSTLILKVQHFQNENHQLKTQLQAAPQNLTHTQLADMEELRKTHETCESVTQKFKEGNSKLTLEVQELRKENKQLKKMLQQASQLQNIIPQMSKQIQLTENERIRLSNQLFEEIKTSEKLKESLFYLEDHVDELKDKIRQLEENTNQCLNMEEDDVIVEDEWIEEDECLNINDYDVIIEDEWIEEDECLNVNDYDVIIEDEWIEEDEVMEKDEVREENEVMEENVVMEEKVDMEDEKTVLVFEETDKQFEERETQIENVVKDFEAQLQNIQEDIPKKPKKEKKQDKKKAKKREKNKKKAEKVKEPKEKHVKSSAFVHFFRRLFCLKK; the protein is encoded by the coding sequence ATGGCTTATTACGGCGGACGCAAACAGAACTTTCGGCAGAACCACGGTGTCGGAGCCCCCAAACGTGCTCCCAGACATTATACTCAGGGACACAACGATCCCAATCCATCCGGGTATAATCCACCAGTGCAGCCACAGGAGGATTTCCCTCAAGAAAACCCAACTGAGAGGCAGAACCTCGCCCATCCAGACTCGATCATCTCCGAGCTCAGAGATCAGATCAGACGGGCGCAGGAAGAGAAAACCTGGCTGATCCAACTGACAGCAGCGGACGCCGAAAAGATGCAGACGGCAGAAGCAGCCCGCAGATTGGAACGTCAGAAACTGCAGGAAAAGATCAAcaacctgcagaaacacaaccaACAACTCCGTGGTCAAAACCAAGATCTgatcaaaaaacatcaaatgttcTCTTCTGACCAAACATCTTTTAATGCAAccaaagaaaagctgcaaaagATGCGGAAAGAAGTTCAGACTCTCCGAGATGAAAGAAAGCAGGATCAAAAGGTGCATTTGATGAAGAAATTAGTTGATGAGAGCCAGAGACAGATAGAAAAGTATAAAGATATAAACTCCACGCTGATTCTGAAAGTCCAACACTTCCAAAATGAGAACCATCAACTGAAGACACAGCTGCAAGCAGCTCCCCAGAATCTAACCCACACACAGCTGGCAGACATGGAGGAGCTCAGAAAAACGCATGAAACTTGTGAATCCGTCACACAAAAGTTTAAAGAGGGAAACAGTAAGCTGACTCTGGAAGTGCAGGAgcttagaaaagaaaacaagcagCTAAAGAAGATGCTCCAACAAGCTTCCCAACTACAAAACATCATTCCTCAAATGAGCAAGCAGATCCAGCTCACTGAAAACGAGAGGATCCGGTTGAGCAACCAGCTGTTTGAGGAGATCAAAACCTCAGAGAAGCTGAAAGAAAGTCTCTTTTACCTGGAAGATCATGTGGATGAACTGAAGGACAAGATCAGACAGTTAGAAGAGAATACAAACCAATGCTTGAACATGGAGGAAGATGATGTGATAGTagaagatgaatggatagaAGAAGATGAATGTTTGAACATCAACGATTATGATGTGATAATagaagatgaatggatagaAGAAGATGAATGTTTGAACGTGAACGATTATGATGTGATAATagaagatgaatggatagaAGAAGATGAAGTGATGGAGAAAGACGAAGTGagggaggaaaatgaagtgatggaggaaaatgtagTGATGGAGGAAAAGGTGGACATGGAAGATGAAAAAACTGTGCTGGTCTTTGAGGAAACAGACAAACAGTTTGAGGAAAGAGAAACTCAAATTGAGAACGTAGTCAAAGACTTTGAAGCACAGCTGCAAAATATCCAAGAGGATATTCCAAAGAAAcccaagaaagagaaaaaacaggataagaaaaaggcaaagaaaagagaaaaaaataagaaaaaggcgGAAAAAGTCAAAGAgcctaaagaaaaacatgtgaaGAGCTCCgcctttgtacatttttttcgcAGGTTGTTTTGcttaaagaagtaa